From a single Pyxicephalus adspersus chromosome 11, UCB_Pads_2.0, whole genome shotgun sequence genomic region:
- the LOC140340503 gene encoding cell adhesion molecule CEACAM16-like isoform X2: protein MITKTHSYCFYFILSVLLSMWMDVASGMMSIQPIPQNPVIGGSVTLSVIGITGRIQTFSWFKGSTDGNNQFLAYFPGQNPPLTPGPLYHDRLEAFPDGSLQISNLKRSDEGSYIVKIQADKQSDISVDLKIYEMLSKPKIKASTSHPKENDTVILTCTSFNAESIAWSRIPIGVTLSADNKTVTFPRINRSESGSYMCTAINPVDKKNSDPIKILVAYGPENVKIKALSLTDSLISLECSADSVPEASFHWTLNGTDINIKQNLFKVDQKKAENKGTYTCVAKNSVTQLTATEFKYVDITIELPVSETMCPSFNGIDNGIIAVIVIATVIGIFILEVIVYFAIRKKKNNPTGSVYENVLIPQQRKHKMTLQACKSDTRI from the exons ATGATCACCAAGACACATTCCTAttgcttctattttattttgtcgG TTCTCCTCAGCATGTGGATGGATGTGGCCAGTGGAATGATGAGTATTCAGCCGATCCCTCAGAATCCAGTTATCGGGGGATCTGTCACTCTCAGTGTTATTGGGATTACTGGGAGGATTCAGACATTCTCTTGGTTTAAAGGATCAACAGACGGTAATAATCAATTCCTTGCATATTTCCCTGGCCAGAATCCCCCACTTACTCCAGGACCTCTGTACCACGACAGACTGGAAGCTTTCCCCGATGGATCGCTACAAATCTCCAACCTTAAGAGATCAGATGAGGGAAGTTATATAGTGAAGATACAAGCAGATAAACAAAGTGATATCTCTGTAGACCTAAAAATCTATG AAATGCTTAGTAAACCTAAAATCAAAGCTTCTACCTCACATCCTAAGGAAAATGATACAGTAATCCTCACCTGTACCTCCTTTAATGCGGAGAGTATAGCATGGAGCAGGATCCCCATTGGAGTTACTCTGTCTGCAGATAATAAGACTGTCACCTTCCCCAGGATAAACCGTTCAGAGTCAGGAAGTTATATGTGTACAGCTATAAACCCCGTCGATAAGAAGAACAGTGATCCCATTAAAATACTGGTAGCAT atggcccagaaaatgtgaaaataaaagcacTGTCACTTACAGATTCTTTAATTTCATTAGAATGTTCTGCTGATTCTGTCCCAGAAGCCTCTTTCCATTGGACACTGAATGGGACAGATATAAATATCAAACAGAATTTATTCAAGGTAGATCAAAAGAAGGCTGAAAATAAAGGGACTTACACATGTGTGGCCAAAAACTCAGTAACACAGCTTACTGCTACTGAATTTAAATATGTGGATATAACTATTG AATTACCAGTGAGTGAGACTATGTGCCCCTCTTTCAATGGAATTGACAATGGCATAATTGCTGTGATTGTTATTGCAACAGTTATTGGAATTTTTATTCTTGAAGTCATCGTGTATTTTgcaataaggaaaaagaaaa ataatCCAACTGGTTCAGTCTATGAAAATGTACTTATTCCTCAACAAAGGAAACATAAAATGACCTTGCAAGCAT GCAAATCAGACACAAGAATCTAA
- the LOC140340503 gene encoding cell adhesion molecule CEACAM6-like isoform X1, giving the protein MITKTHSYCFYFILSVLLSMWMDVASGMMSIQPIPQNPVIGGSVTLSVIGITGRIQTFSWFKGSTDGNNQFLAYFPGQNPPLTPGPLYHDRLEAFPDGSLQISNLKRSDEGSYIVKIQADKQSDISVDLKIYEMLSKPKIKASTSHPKENDTVILTCTSFNAESIAWSRIPIGVTLSADNKTVTFPRINRSESGSYMCTAINPVDKKNSDPIKILVAYGPENVKIKALSLTDSLISLECSADSVPEASFHWTLNGTDINIKQNLFKVDQKKAENKGTYTCVAKNSVTQLTATEFKYVDITIELPVSETMCPSFNGIDNGIIAVIVIATVIGIFILEVIVYFAIRKKKNNPTGSVYENVLIPQQRKHKMTLQACAANQTQESNYEVSL; this is encoded by the exons ATGATCACCAAGACACATTCCTAttgcttctattttattttgtcgG TTCTCCTCAGCATGTGGATGGATGTGGCCAGTGGAATGATGAGTATTCAGCCGATCCCTCAGAATCCAGTTATCGGGGGATCTGTCACTCTCAGTGTTATTGGGATTACTGGGAGGATTCAGACATTCTCTTGGTTTAAAGGATCAACAGACGGTAATAATCAATTCCTTGCATATTTCCCTGGCCAGAATCCCCCACTTACTCCAGGACCTCTGTACCACGACAGACTGGAAGCTTTCCCCGATGGATCGCTACAAATCTCCAACCTTAAGAGATCAGATGAGGGAAGTTATATAGTGAAGATACAAGCAGATAAACAAAGTGATATCTCTGTAGACCTAAAAATCTATG AAATGCTTAGTAAACCTAAAATCAAAGCTTCTACCTCACATCCTAAGGAAAATGATACAGTAATCCTCACCTGTACCTCCTTTAATGCGGAGAGTATAGCATGGAGCAGGATCCCCATTGGAGTTACTCTGTCTGCAGATAATAAGACTGTCACCTTCCCCAGGATAAACCGTTCAGAGTCAGGAAGTTATATGTGTACAGCTATAAACCCCGTCGATAAGAAGAACAGTGATCCCATTAAAATACTGGTAGCAT atggcccagaaaatgtgaaaataaaagcacTGTCACTTACAGATTCTTTAATTTCATTAGAATGTTCTGCTGATTCTGTCCCAGAAGCCTCTTTCCATTGGACACTGAATGGGACAGATATAAATATCAAACAGAATTTATTCAAGGTAGATCAAAAGAAGGCTGAAAATAAAGGGACTTACACATGTGTGGCCAAAAACTCAGTAACACAGCTTACTGCTACTGAATTTAAATATGTGGATATAACTATTG AATTACCAGTGAGTGAGACTATGTGCCCCTCTTTCAATGGAATTGACAATGGCATAATTGCTGTGATTGTTATTGCAACAGTTATTGGAATTTTTATTCTTGAAGTCATCGTGTATTTTgcaataaggaaaaagaaaa ataatCCAACTGGTTCAGTCTATGAAAATGTACTTATTCCTCAACAAAGGAAACATAAAATGACCTTGCAAGCATGTGCG GCAAATCAGACACAAGAATCTAACTATGag GTTTCCCTATAA